Genomic DNA from Cucurbita pepo subsp. pepo cultivar mu-cu-16 chromosome LG13, ASM280686v2, whole genome shotgun sequence:
CGTTTCTAACGTTTATCATGACTTAAGAACTTCAATCAAAATTCCAGGATaggatttttaaaaacaaaggtAAATATTCTGATTGCCCTTCGTCAATCGATATATATGTTGCAGTTATCTGCGTGGTACCATTCTTTGGTTGGAGTCCTTTCTTGTAATTGAGCACTCATTTTGCGTGTTTTTTTTTNtttttttttttttttttttttttttttttttttttttttttttttttttttttatgcacttaCACATACTTTCATAAGGGTAAATATGGTATTGATAGgttgtagattttttttttttactgcaGATCATTTGCTACTTATCTGATCACTATGTCAGCGTCGTTTAACATTATCATTTCGAAATGACTACAGGAACTGTCTGTATGCCAAACCCGAATTTGTATAGTAATCCAGGAAATGGAATGTTTCAACTTAATATTTGTCTAAAGTTTGGCAGGGCGGAGCTTTTGGTTTAATCTCTCTTCAAAGCAACGAGTTTTGCATCAATGGAGTTGAATTGTAGATGAGTTGTCTTCTCTGTCATGAGCAAACTGAAGCTGCTATAAAGTGCCGAGGAGAAATTTCTGATTTAATGAAGAAAACTATGGCATGAGATTGTGGAGAATGAATATTTACCAAGGGGACACAACCATCTCTAAACTAATTTGGGTGAGCTGGTCGACAGTCCAGTTTTCAGGTCAGGACTACTGATTCTTGCCTTACCAACCTGATTTAAATGTATAATAATATAGACGAATAAATCAATTCCTGAATTGAAAAGCTATCCAATTCAtctacatttttcatattcaagaacaaattgaaatgtatgtttcattaatttgtaatctttatttcttctttatcaAAGTCTATTACTGAGTAATTCTTTCGTAGATATATTTGATAAGATATATAGGTCTGAAAAGTCAATAGGAAAGTATCATAGTAGttcccatttttttctcatctCCCCAGTTTGCAGCCACTTCCCCATGATATAGGTTATCAAACAGGGTCGTTCATGGTAGAGTAGAATAGTGTTTGTGTTAGTTGTGTGTTTGTATGTCACTGGGCATGAAATCTACTTGgaaacaaaatgaaacaaGTCAAAGTGACCCTAACTTAGCTCTAACTGACATGTACTTCCATTGAGGTGGAAGATTCAAATCCTCGTAGGTAATGGTTACAGAGCTCATTCGAGATGAAAAGTTAGCAACCTAACAGATCAATTCATGATACTAattaatcaatcaaatttcttCAACTACTTGTAGAAGTAAACAGAGTTCAAAGaatccaacaaaaacaagttttttcaCAAGGACGAAGACAGAAGAAAaacagggaaaaaaaaaaagagagaccAAGCAAGGTTTGATTCTCTATGACTTAGAAACACAATTTCAAATTGCGTATACTTGGCCTTGTATGCAAAATCTGAAGGCAGACTCACTCAATTTGTGCAGCCAATTAAAATGTCAGAAAACTACAGTTACTCAATATATCAAAACAACTAGCTAGTTATCTATTTTATGTAATAGAACAGCATAAGCATAGCAACTAAAGGATAAGCCTAGCCTGAACGAAGTTGAGTTCTTGGAAGTTCTGAGTATGTAGGATCCTCAAACATTCCTGCTCCAGTCGACTTGATAGAGAAGACGAACAAGAAGTTGCCATTAAGGATGCACGCAAATGAACTTCCAAACTGATAGTTACACAGTCCTCAGTGGAGGTGAAACCAATATGACACCATCTCCTCTAACAAAAAGAAACGGGACAGTACGCCTAGAAGTCTGGAGAGGAAAGTAGACAAATATATGAAATCTCAACTGAAATATACACGAGAAATGCTGGAGTTAAAATATCAAGTATGGATAGGCACAATGAACCAGCTTGAGGAACACAGGGTATTCTTTTCCTTTGGTTTTAAACTTCAAACATTTGAGcaataatgtatttatttcctttaaaaaCGCAATGTACACTAGTAATCCAGTGTTCACTACTGTAAACTCACCTGATCTACTTGAAAATGGGACCAACTTagtattcaaaattatcttCTGCAGAGTAGAGATTGATACAAAGTTACAAACAACACTAATGCAAGAAAATGAGCATACCCGAACGATCTCTTCGTAAGTCTCGTCATCAATTTCTACAGTAGTAACAATTTCTTCAACATCGCCTAGAATCATATTAAGATGTTGATCATAAGCCTGCAAAACATCATGATAGTCAGGCAACAGAAAGTAGTTAAAACTCCAGGAAAGGTAAATCTCAGTAATGGAcgatgaaaatgaagagatCAAAGCTGAAAAATTTGCATTCACAAAAGCATCTCAAAACTAAAAATGCAATAGAAGAGTCCTGGTATCAGTGACTAATAATCTGCATCTGTGGATAAGTGGATCACACAACCGACCAGCCAGTGTAATagttattttgttaaaaaaccAGATCTCCACATGGAATATAACAACCCAAGACTAAAGcgggtagatattgtcctctttggactttcccctcaaggttttaaaacgcgtttgttagggagaggttaccacacccttataaggaatgcttcgttctcctctccaaccgatataggatctcacaatctacaccccttggaggcccaacgtccccGCTGGTACACCGCCTAATGTCTGGCtccaataccatttgtaacagtcaaagaCCACCTGCCAGTGTAACagttattttgttaaaaaaccAGATCTCCACATGGAATATAACAACCCAAGACTAAAGcgggtagatattgtcctctttggactttcccctcaaggttttaaaacgcgtttgttagggagaggttaccacacccttataaggaatgcttcgttctcctctccaaccgatataggatctcacaatctacaccccttggaggcccaacgtccccGCTGGTACACCGCCTAATGTCTGGCtccaataccatttgtaacagtcaaagaCCACCTGCCAGTGTAACagttattttgttaaaaaaccAGATCTCCACATGGAATATAACAACCCAAGACTAAAGcgggtagatattgtcctctttggactttcccctcaaggttttaaaacgcgtttgttagggagaggttaccacacccttataaggaatgcttcgttctcctctccaaccgatataggatctcacaatctacaccccttggaggcccaacgtccccGCTGGTACACCGCCTAATGTCTGGCtccaataccatttgtaacagtcaaagaCCACCTGTAGCAAATACCACATCaactgctagcgatgggcttgaattgttacaaatggtatcagagctagacactgggcggtgtgctagcgaggacgctaagccccaagggggtggactatgagatcccacatcggttagagaaggggacgaaacattcctttagtgttgaaacctcttcccaatagatgcgttttaaaaccttgaggagaagcctaaATATAACCCTATATATTTGTAACATTCGGAGTGTctgatgaaaataaaacaaaacaccatCATAATACTACATGTCTAAAGAGAATAAGAAGGAGACCATACTAGAATAATCTTCTTGCTACTTAATTTCCAATATGTAACACCAGAGACCTCTGTAGAATGCGTCTACTTTAACGTCTAATACTTTTCACCGTTAGGGAAATTCTTCCGAATTTAAACAATTCCAATCCCTAAAAAACGAAGAACTTAGAAACCACGCCCGCCCCATCGCAAACGCAAAAACTCAATAGAAGAAAGGCTAATTGCTTACTGGAAGAAACTAAAACATTGCCTTCTTCAACGAAATGAATGTAAACAAATTTCACGGGAAAGCCATCAAGTACCTAAAACGAttacaaaaccctaattctccaagacattcatttaaaaagaaacacaaaaaaaaaaaaaaaaaaaaaaaaaaaaaaaaaaaaaaaaaaaaaaaaaaaaaNtatatatatatatatatatatataacataattagagaaaagaaacagagaagataagaaaaaaactggaaaaagaagaaggaatgaAGCAGGATGTTGGTAGTGTACATGGAGTTTGCCGCGGAGTTCACGATCAGAGCGAAGCTTGACGTAAATACGCTCATCAAGACTCAACCTTATGAGATCCAACGGCTCCTTGACAGTGCTTTCTTCCTCGGTCGCCATTTCCGCTGTCTCCAAGCTCTGTAATCGCAAACTGAAGAGTGGGGTTTATGAGTCACCCATCCCTACAATCATCGGTTTGGGTCGAAACCGAATTTCAGTCCATAACCAAAATGCCAGCCTCAATAGCCCAATACAAATCATCATTTCTCCTTTTTtagacccgacccgacccgactaGGATCCAAATAATTTATCATTGGTCcaaaaattctctctctctctcaaaatttagattttgcattaaaaaaatttataaaatataagattTACAACATTGGTAGGAGGGTTTTCATCATCCTAGAGGCACACGTTTTGGATTAGATCAAGTTCAATTAAATGAAAACTTCGTGAGTTGAGTTGGTTTATGGAATTTTAGAccattttgaaagtttaactcttccttaaaacaaaagggttaCTTTTTCATCCCGAACTAAAGGTAaagtaagaatattttttctttttgaaaggatattattgaaaattaggaaagttaaaaaaataccaactTTAAAGAAATGCTAATATTGGTTAGAAGTAAGATATGGAAAACGAGATTGTcagataaaacaaaaacaaaatccccTTTAAActggaaaataagaaaaaaaaggaagggaaGGGCGGCAAAAAGTTTACCCCTAAAGGAATGCTTTTTAACACGCAGTTGAGTGTAGAAAAACAGGAAAATAATGGCCTGGGAATCAGAGGCTTCAgccaaaatccaaaaaaaaaaagtggcgCTAATTCTAGTAGACGAGATGCTGCTCAAACATGTCCTATGATTTACACAGCCCAATAGCAGGAAATCCAGTTTTTGTCATGATTTGTGACGTCAATTTATAATGTCTCCCCCGGATCCTCCCATTCATTGAACCTGTATAAACAAAACCTACGCATTGCTATTGGCTACTCCGATCGGTTCCTTCGCCCACCCATTTGACATTTGcccattttctcttcttaaaatacaaaaccCCACATCCCCCCCCCCNNNNNNNNNNNNNNNNNNNNNNNNNNNNNNNNNNNNNNNNNNNNNNNNNNNNNNNNNNNNNNNNNNNNNNNNNNNNNNNNNNNNNNNNNNNNNNNNNNNNNNNNNNNNNNNNNNNNNNNNNNNNNNNNNNNNNNNNNNNNNNNNNNNNNNNNNNNNNNNNNNNNNNNNNNNNNNNNNNNNNNNNNNNNNNNNNNNNNNNNNNNNNNNNNNNNNNNCCCCCCCCCACGACCCTTTTCCCTTTCTCGATCGCCACGCACAGCCAATAAGCGCCAGGATCTGTTACTCTTCACCTCTTTGCCTTGCTTCCgctctcctcctcctttctGGGTTTTGGTCAGATAAGTGCTTTTACTCCTTTGTTCATCGCTTTGCTTTGAAGGGTTCTTGCTCTTATCTTCCCCTTTTCTGATTTAATCGCTCTTATTAATTATGGGTTTAGTCATGTTTGAAGGGTTTCTCTTGATTCCTTTGGTTTCTGCCCAAATGGGGTttgtttgaaagaaatttccCATTGTCTAGTGGGGAAATTTCGACCTGGGTGTGCCTTTTTTGTCATTCTTTATCAATAGGGATGATTGTTTGGTGATTTAATAGTTCAAGGTTCATATGAACGATAGGATTCTGGACTATGCGTTTTTGGGTATGAGATGAAATGTTCTTTTGACATATATGGAAGGTAATTTATCACAAGGAGGGTTGATTCCAGGAGGAACCTCTTATGGAGGTCTCGATTTGCAAGGACCCTTTAAGGTTCATAGCCAAGCACAACACTCTCACGCCTTACACCAACAACATCATCCTCATACTCGTCAGGGATCTGCGGCCAATCCTTCCATTCAGGAGGGATTTTCACTTTCCATGGGAGTTGTACAAAATTGTGACCATGCCATGTCTTTGGTAGATTATAACAAGGGAGAAAGGTGTAAAAACTCGGCTAGTGACGAAGAGCCGAGCTTTACTGAGGATGGTATTGATGGTCATAATGAGACGAGTAAGGGGAAGAAGGGATCGGTATGGCATCGCGTGAAATGGACGGATAAAATGGTGAAGCTTCTGATTACAGCAGTGTCTTATATAGGAGATGATATTAATTCAGATTTTGATGGGGCTGGAAGAAGGAAATGCCATATTATACAGAAGAAAGGTAAATGGAAATTGATATCAAAAGTCATGGCTGAAAGGGGCTATCAAGTTTCACCTCAGCAGTGTGAGGATAAGTTTAATGATCTCAATAAGAGGTATAAGAGGCTCAATGATATAATTGGGAGAGGCACTTCTTGCAAGGTTGTTGAGAACCCTGCActtcttgatgttcttgaaTATTTAACAGATAAAGAGAAGGATGATGTGAGAAAGATTTTAAACTCGAAGCAACTGTTCTATGAGGAGATGTGTTCTTATCATAATTCAAATCGACTTCATCTGCCCCATGATCCTGCTTTGCAGCGTTCTTTGCAGCTGGCTTTTAGAGCAAGGGATGATCACGATAATGACGAGCCAAGGAGACACCAAAatgatgattttgatgaaaaCGAACATGATGAAACTGATGAACGTGATGATTTTGAGGAGAATTTTGCACCTCATGGGGACAGTAGACGATCATTCGGGGTATTAGGAGGCTCAGTGAAGAGGCTAAGACGAGACCAAGACCATGATGATACTCATGCCTGTGGCAAATCCTTGAGTTCTCATGCTCACGCACAAGCACAGTTTGCTCAAGCTGATACAGCTCACTTAGAAACTGAAGGTATGAAGGGTTCAACATCGCAAAAACAGTGGATGGAGCTTCGTTTACTTCAATTGGAAGATCAaaagcttcaaattcaagttgaaATGTTGGAATTGGAGAAACAGAAGTTCAAGTGGGAGAGattcaacaagaaaaaggaCCGTGAGTTGGAAAAAATGAGGATGGTAAATGAGAGGATGAAGCTTGAAAACGAGCGCATTGCACTCGACTTAAAGCAAAAGGAAATTGGCTCGGGATTTCATTGATCGGCTGCTATAATCCAAACAAAGTTTATCAGGTTGgaagattttctttcaattaatCTACTACTTTGAATCATTGAGCTGCTgttgtttatatatttctgGTTATGCGAGTAATGAGAGTTTTATTTGGGTATTTTTACATTGCCTTCATCTAGCATGTAAAGTTAGAAAGGTGACAATACAAATGGCTGCTTTTCACTGTTTTTCCTTTACTTATGTGGAATCTGTCGTGGTTGAGGAATATGAAGAATGGTTGATATGTGCCAAATTGATGCCATTTCTCTGAATTAATTCCACCGTTTTGGTCATTCTCTAGTATACAGATGATTGATTACATGTTCTACTGGATTATTGAGCTCTTTAAATGGAGAATTGCATACTATCATCTCTCAATGGATTTCGTAgttctttctttgttcattTTACGTTTTCGATAGTCAAATATTCATAGCTCCACCGTGCATTATGCTCGTGGATCATCTCCTCTAATTCCCTATGAGGCTTCAAGCTTCGTGAAAGAACCAAAGTCTTGGGTTATTAACGCCTcgtttgataactatttaattttttttttttttttgatccATGGTTGTGGaatgaatttcattttgtagATAGAGAGGATCTTAGATTTAGAGAAGTTGTAGCATCTCTGACTCTGAGgttgtttttcccttttatgTATACCGATCCTACAAGCACATTTCACCATCATCCACGGTAACTTCCAGCCCTGCTACGAGCTCGCTCGTTCGCTCGGGGAATTCCTGCTTTGGAAACAACTGCTTGTATTCTTATATTCTCATTAAGAAATGTTCTCATGTAGATATCTTTATATAGTCGTTCCTTTTTGGTTTGGGAGTTGTcaggtgtgagatcccacctcgattgggaaggaaaatgaatcattatttataagggtgtggaaacttctccctagcagacgcattttaaaaactttgaggaaaaacccgaaaagaaaagtctaaataagacaatatctactagcagtgagcttggactgttacattaACGTTCTGGTTCTGTTTGTTGTTAATACACTAATAGGTGGGAAGAATTAGTATAGTTCAG
This window encodes:
- the LOC111809241 gene encoding sm-like protein LSM3A, translated to MATEEESTVKEPLDLIRLSLDERIYVKLRSDRELRGKLHAYDQHLNMILGDVEEIVTTVEIDDETYEEIVRTSRRTVPFLFVRGDGVILVSPPLRTV
- the LOC111809238 gene encoding uncharacterized protein LOC111809238: MEGNLSQGGLIPGGTSYGGLDLQGPFKVHSQAQHSHALHQQHHPHTRQGSAANPSIQEGFSLSMGVVQNCDHAMSLVDYNKGERCKNSASDEEPSFTEDGIDGHNETSKGKKGSVWHRVKWTDKMVKLLITAVSYIGDDINSDFDGAGRRKCHIIQKKGKWKLISKVMAERGYQVSPQQCEDKFNDLNKRYKRLNDIIGRGTSCKVVENPALLDVLEYLTDKEKDDVRKILNSKQLFYEEMCSYHNSNRLHLPHDPALQRSLQLAFRARDDHDNDEPRRHQNDDFDENEHDETDERDDFEENFAPHGDSRRSFGVLGGSVKRLRRDQDHDDTHACGKSLSSHAHAQAQFAQADTAHLETEGMKGSTSQKQWMELRLLQLEDQKLQIQVEMLELEKQKFKWERFNKKKDRELEKMRMVNERMKLENERIALDLKQKEIGSGFH